From Methanobacterium congolense, one genomic window encodes:
- a CDS encoding dihydropteroate synthase-like protein, translating to MKILIVTGKLAENLVKNQSSKSEHEVHVHVVDTPIAAFLTPQRIVNELEGGGAQGGYDLGSFDTILTPGLLRKDVAEVQEKTGIATYKGPKDAADLGIVLEMMEKLELSSKTPADKLIEDELMKRALQFIEDFENNEETRTELLEKPENITVGRLAVGEDFPMRVLAEIANAPLMSHEELLKRAEYFVKSGADMVDIGMVAGETLADRIPGMVKLLKENLDVAVSIDSLNPVEIRAAVEAGVDMVLSLDHGNYEEVLPLLQEKNIPAVILPTDYSKNWVPKTIDERVESLEKLRKKCRGIDVIADLVLDPINSTSIVDSIIACRRFKERNPEPLFFGIGNVTELLDTDSVGVNALLAGIAMELGASVLFTPEESGKTIGSVKELAVSSKMMFLSKSRGSIPKDLGINLVVFKDKRRGDGITEEADVPSYEGKIEERFVRDPSGSFKITIEESEGEKKIKVVHYIKMEPQIAISGFTAKEIYDEILRRGLISRMEHAAYLGSELQKAEIALKTGKNYVQDFPLFKKFL from the coding sequence ATGAAGATCCTGATAGTAACTGGAAAACTGGCAGAAAACCTTGTGAAAAATCAATCATCAAAATCAGAGCATGAAGTACACGTCCACGTGGTGGACACACCAATAGCAGCATTCTTAACCCCACAGAGAATCGTGAATGAACTTGAAGGGGGTGGTGCTCAGGGTGGCTACGATCTTGGATCCTTCGACACCATACTGACCCCTGGACTTCTGAGAAAGGACGTAGCTGAAGTTCAGGAAAAAACAGGCATAGCAACTTACAAGGGGCCTAAGGATGCTGCAGATCTTGGAATAGTTCTTGAAATGATGGAAAAACTTGAATTATCCTCAAAAACACCTGCAGATAAACTCATAGAAGATGAACTTATGAAACGTGCCCTCCAGTTCATAGAGGACTTTGAAAACAACGAAGAAACCAGGACAGAACTCCTTGAAAAACCTGAAAACATAACAGTTGGAAGGTTAGCTGTTGGAGAAGATTTCCCAATGAGGGTGCTTGCAGAAATAGCCAACGCACCACTTATGAGTCATGAAGAACTCCTGAAAAGGGCGGAGTACTTCGTGAAATCAGGTGCGGACATGGTTGACATAGGTATGGTTGCAGGTGAAACCCTTGCAGACAGGATACCTGGTATGGTCAAACTCCTCAAGGAAAATCTGGACGTTGCAGTGAGCATAGACAGTTTGAACCCTGTTGAAATAAGGGCAGCGGTTGAAGCCGGTGTTGACATGGTGCTGAGCCTCGATCACGGCAACTACGAGGAAGTTCTACCCCTTTTACAGGAGAAGAACATCCCTGCTGTTATACTGCCAACTGACTACAGTAAAAACTGGGTTCCAAAGACAATTGATGAACGCGTTGAATCATTGGAAAAACTCCGAAAGAAGTGCAGGGGCATAGATGTCATAGCAGATCTCGTACTTGATCCAATAAACAGTACGAGCATTGTTGATTCAATAATCGCCTGTCGCAGGTTCAAAGAGAGAAACCCTGAACCACTGTTCTTTGGTATAGGAAACGTAACCGAACTCCTTGATACGGACTCAGTTGGTGTCAACGCTCTCCTTGCAGGCATAGCAATGGAACTCGGGGCAAGTGTGCTTTTCACACCCGAAGAAAGTGGTAAAACCATTGGAAGTGTTAAGGAACTTGCAGTGTCCTCCAAGATGATGTTCCTCTCCAAGAGCAGGGGTTCCATACCTAAGGATCTTGGAATAAACCTTGTTGTCTTCAAGGACAAGCGCAGGGGAGATGGTATCACTGAAGAAGCTGATGTGCCATCATACGAGGGGAAGATCGAGGAAAGATTTGTAAGAGACCCCTCTGGAAGCTTCAAGATAACCATTGAGGAATCGGAGGGTGAGAAAAAGATAAAGGTGGTTCACTACATTAAAATGGAACCTCAAATTGCCATATCTGGTTTCACAGCCAAGGAGATCTACGATGAGATCCTGCGAAGGGGCCTGATCTCAAGGATGGAACATGCAGCATACTTGGGATCTGAACTTCAAAAGGCAGAAATAGCCCTTAAAACTGGTAAAAATTATGTTCAGGACTTTCCATTGTTTAAGAAGTTTTTGTAG
- a CDS encoding ABC transporter permease yields MAIFGIAIGIAAVVGLGLVTDGLTTSTQKALTAGAADLTVVSVNSMGAGGAGGQGPGGDQSSATISTNSSTSTGTINETMVDNILDIGGVKDATGVLETRFTVSGSQMPLTVMGMDGSKISLADAVITNGSTYSSANEVIIGTTAAKTMNKTIGDTITLSNETFKVVGIYQTGDVMEDGGVFMSLSALQSLTNSTGTVSSIMVKADNSNNTDSLTKTIESTYSNLTTTDSMASMGRMNNGLSVIETGSWAVSLLAVLISAVIVVLTMVKSVVERTREIGVLKAVGWTSKRVLLMIIGESIVLAVMASILGVGFGIVFAEILSASNFLPGIQLAFSAGLFLKAIGVAAVLGILCGLYPAYRASRLSPTEALRYE; encoded by the coding sequence TTGGCTATATTTGGTATCGCCATAGGCATAGCTGCAGTGGTGGGATTGGGCCTTGTTACAGACGGACTCACAACATCCACCCAAAAGGCCCTTACAGCAGGGGCTGCTGATTTAACAGTAGTATCAGTGAACTCAATGGGGGCTGGTGGTGCGGGTGGTCAGGGTCCTGGAGGCGATCAAAGTTCAGCAACCATCTCTACAAACAGTTCTACAAGTACTGGAACCATCAATGAAACAATGGTTGATAATATTCTGGACATAGGTGGTGTTAAAGATGCAACTGGTGTTTTAGAAACCCGTTTCACAGTCAGTGGTTCGCAGATGCCGCTAACGGTAATGGGAATGGATGGTAGTAAGATATCCCTTGCTGATGCTGTGATCACCAATGGTTCAACATACTCCAGTGCAAATGAAGTGATAATAGGTACCACAGCTGCAAAAACCATGAACAAAACCATAGGAGATACCATCACACTATCCAACGAAACATTCAAGGTAGTCGGTATTTACCAGACAGGTGATGTTATGGAAGATGGTGGTGTTTTCATGTCACTGAGTGCCCTCCAGAGTCTTACAAACAGTACGGGTACAGTGTCATCCATAATGGTTAAGGCGGACAACAGTAACAACACCGACAGTTTGACCAAGACAATAGAATCCACATATTCAAACTTAACAACAACAGATTCCATGGCATCAATGGGCAGAATGAACAACGGACTCTCGGTTATAGAAACCGGGTCTTGGGCTGTTTCCCTCCTTGCAGTGCTTATAAGTGCTGTGATAGTTGTTTTAACCATGGTAAAATCTGTGGTTGAGAGAACAAGGGAAATAGGAGTTCTTAAAGCTGTTGGATGGACAAGTAAAAGGGTGCTCCTCATGATAATTGGAGAATCCATAGTACTTGCAGTAATGGCGTCCATTCTAGGGGTTGGTTTTGGAATAGTATTTGCAGAGATTCTGAGTGCTTCCAACTTCTTACCTGGAATTCAGCTGGCATTTTCAGCAGGTTTATTCCTCAAAGCTATTGGAGTTGCAGCAGTTCTTGGAATTTTATGCGGCCTGTATCCCGCATACAGAGCTTCCAGATTATCACCAACGGAGGCACTGCGCTATGAATGA
- a CDS encoding NAD(P)-dependent oxidoreductase, with product MKIGFIGFGEVASNLSKGLRDHGAEVCACVEGRSSRTRKNAEKIGVTLCSTNMEVAEISDVTLSAVVPSKAIEVAEEVSNHCKGIYVDMNNVSPETVNQALGLVKNGMVVDASLMGSVLKHGINTPVIASGPCAHEFAKLKTYGLNIDVVGTKTGQASALKMLRSTYTKGVSALLFETFSAAYKMGLDEELMKYLQKTECPGFKDAAASRIINSAYHAQRKSDEMEEVLKFLGKYMEPAMAHKTADFFRIIAEKVDLDEKPGDYRTIFQNLDVK from the coding sequence ATGAAAATTGGCTTTATAGGATTTGGAGAGGTTGCATCAAACCTATCCAAGGGACTTAGGGATCATGGAGCTGAGGTTTGCGCCTGTGTTGAGGGGAGAAGCTCCAGAACACGTAAAAACGCAGAGAAGATTGGTGTCACCCTCTGCAGTACAAACATGGAAGTTGCAGAGATATCAGACGTAACCCTATCTGCAGTTGTACCTTCAAAGGCCATTGAAGTTGCAGAAGAAGTTTCAAACCACTGCAAGGGTATCTACGTGGACATGAACAACGTGTCCCCAGAAACTGTGAACCAGGCACTGGGCCTTGTGAAGAATGGAATGGTTGTGGATGCATCGTTAATGGGATCGGTACTCAAACATGGTATCAACACTCCAGTAATAGCATCTGGGCCTTGTGCACATGAATTTGCCAAACTCAAAACTTATGGCTTGAATATAGATGTTGTGGGCACAAAAACAGGTCAGGCATCCGCCCTGAAGATGCTGAGAAGCACTTACACCAAGGGAGTTTCAGCACTACTTTTTGAGACCTTTTCTGCAGCCTACAAAATGGGTTTGGATGAAGAATTGATGAAATACCTCCAGAAAACTGAATGCCCAGGTTTCAAGGATGCTGCAGCTTCGAGGATCATAAACAGTGCTTACCATGCCCAGAGAAAATCAGATGAAATGGAGGAGGTGCTAAAGTTTTTAGGGAAGTACATGGAACCTGCAATGGCCCATAAAACCGCTGATTTCTTCAGGATCATTGCAGAAAAGGTGGATTTAGATGAAAAACCTGGTGATTACAGGACTATTTTCCAAAATTTAGATGTCAAATGA
- a CDS encoding class I SAM-dependent methyltransferase, whose product MKFEEPSSSQIFLMVVMANGIGSFFYRNYVKNLNLKGNERILEYGSGSGAISRHLAPILLENGGHLTCCDISQRWMATIKKRIDKYPNVDFKLGKIDKVDIPDGSYDAVVIHYVLHDIEPELREDILQNLAKKLKITGKIYIREPIGDHGMPAAEIQHLMQGIGLNEIDFKINKMMLMGQITEATYVK is encoded by the coding sequence ATGAAATTTGAAGAACCAAGTTCATCACAGATATTTTTAATGGTTGTGATGGCCAATGGAATTGGCAGTTTTTTCTACAGGAACTACGTAAAAAACCTTAATTTGAAGGGGAATGAAAGAATTTTGGAGTACGGCTCAGGATCAGGAGCTATTTCAAGACATTTAGCCCCAATTCTTCTGGAAAATGGTGGACACTTAACCTGTTGTGACATATCCCAAAGATGGATGGCCACAATTAAAAAGAGGATAGATAAGTATCCCAACGTGGATTTTAAACTTGGAAAAATTGACAAGGTTGATATTCCTGATGGTTCCTACGATGCCGTTGTGATCCATTACGTACTGCACGATATAGAACCTGAATTAAGGGAAGATATATTACAAAATCTTGCTAAAAAGTTGAAAATCACAGGAAAGATCTACATCCGAGAGCCAATTGGAGATCATGGAATGCCTGCAGCTGAAATCCAGCACTTAATGCAAGGTATTGGATTGAATGAAATTGACTTTAAAATAAACAAGATGATGTTAATGGGTCAGATCACGGAGGCCACGTACGTTAAATGA
- a CDS encoding site-2 protease family protein produces MDVENFDIIEDYISKHFQIHGFHSTEEGSFFTVLSYDKKIFTQLVHEMDEIGYIPFIEPYNGFYRIGIAQKPERGESRVWINLLLFLATIATTLYAGYTFGGGKIWDAVAFSIAIIAVLGTHETAHFAAARKHGVDATLPYFVPAPTLIGTFGAVINVKSPIPTKNALFDLGFSGPLAGIIVAIPVLIIGILLSSVEPVSAGVLTFNPPLLMSILTYFLLPPVPSGYALNLHPVAFAGWVGIIVTMLNLMPVAFLDGGHISRSLFSEGVHKVVSMIGITVTVVLGWIPMAVLMFIILFATKRHPGALDNVSGITKWRKAMAVVMLLVFILCLSPVPGSPF; encoded by the coding sequence GTGGACGTGGAGAACTTTGATATCATAGAGGATTACATATCAAAACACTTTCAGATTCATGGATTCCATTCTACTGAAGAAGGATCGTTTTTTACTGTTTTGAGCTACGATAAAAAAATATTTACTCAGTTAGTCCATGAAATGGATGAAATTGGGTACATACCATTCATAGAACCATACAACGGTTTTTACAGGATAGGAATAGCTCAAAAACCAGAGAGGGGTGAATCCAGGGTGTGGATCAACCTCCTGCTTTTTCTTGCAACCATTGCAACAACACTCTACGCAGGCTACACCTTCGGTGGAGGAAAGATCTGGGATGCTGTGGCATTTTCCATAGCTATAATTGCAGTTCTGGGCACACATGAAACAGCACACTTCGCTGCAGCAAGAAAACATGGTGTTGATGCAACACTACCATACTTCGTACCTGCACCCACCCTCATCGGAACTTTTGGGGCAGTCATAAACGTAAAATCACCAATACCCACAAAAAACGCCCTTTTTGACCTTGGTTTCAGTGGACCCCTTGCAGGAATTATCGTAGCGATCCCAGTACTCATCATAGGAATCCTTCTCTCCTCTGTGGAACCTGTGAGTGCAGGGGTGCTCACCTTCAACCCACCCCTCCTGATGAGTATCCTGACGTATTTTCTGCTGCCTCCAGTACCGTCAGGCTATGCTTTGAACCTTCACCCTGTGGCCTTTGCAGGATGGGTTGGAATCATCGTAACCATGCTGAACCTCATGCCTGTGGCCTTCCTTGATGGAGGTCACATATCCCGATCCCTTTTCAGTGAAGGCGTCCACAAAGTAGTATCAATGATTGGAATAACTGTAACAGTGGTTCTGGGATGGATACCCATGGCAGTACTCATGTTCATAATTCTCTTTGCAACCAAAAGGCATCCCGGAGCCCTTGATAACGTTTCAGGGATCACAAAATGGCGGAAAGCCATGGCAGTGGTCATGCTTCTGGTTTTCATACTCTGTCTATCTCCAGTTCCAGGATCTCCATTTTGA
- a CDS encoding TIGR00269 family protein, whose amino-acid sequence MDSCSKCGNPQVIIKVKRSGQTLCRECFIEATREKVLHDIRKYKLVEKGDKVLLGLSGGKDSVMALEILNNLRERHIIDLVAVTIDEGIAGYRQEGVEIATRNAERLGVEHRIVSFKECFGFTLDEIMKNDAENDRSRHACTYCGVFRRWIFNRVAKEERANKIATGHNLDDETQSILMNYLEGNIQNLTRIGPKSESKNPNFTVKIKPLREIPEKDIGLYVVANDMEVHFAGCPYAGESFRAEIRDFISELSVNHPTIMYSTLRGFDKIKPVIKREFAGEAPTGTCVQCGEPASGDLCRACSFLKLWSDD is encoded by the coding sequence ATGGATTCATGCAGTAAATGCGGAAACCCACAGGTAATAATAAAGGTGAAGCGTTCAGGCCAGACACTGTGCCGGGAATGTTTCATAGAAGCCACAAGAGAGAAGGTCCTCCATGACATACGCAAGTACAAACTAGTGGAAAAGGGAGACAAGGTTCTTCTGGGTCTTTCAGGTGGAAAGGATAGTGTAATGGCATTGGAAATTCTGAACAACCTCAGAGAGAGGCACATAATAGATCTGGTTGCTGTGACCATTGATGAGGGAATTGCAGGCTACAGGCAGGAAGGTGTGGAAATAGCAACCCGAAACGCAGAGAGATTGGGGGTTGAACACAGGATCGTTTCCTTCAAGGAGTGCTTTGGATTCACACTGGATGAGATCATGAAAAACGATGCAGAAAACGATCGTTCAAGACATGCATGTACCTACTGTGGTGTTTTCAGGAGATGGATCTTCAACAGGGTTGCAAAGGAGGAAAGAGCCAACAAAATAGCCACAGGCCACAACCTGGATGATGAAACCCAGTCCATACTTATGAACTACCTTGAGGGCAACATCCAGAACCTCACAAGGATAGGTCCAAAATCAGAATCCAAGAATCCCAACTTCACAGTGAAGATAAAACCCCTGAGAGAAATACCTGAAAAGGATATAGGGCTCTATGTTGTTGCCAATGATATGGAGGTCCACTTCGCAGGCTGTCCATACGCAGGGGAATCCTTCAGGGCAGAAATCAGGGACTTCATAAGTGAACTGTCGGTGAACCATCCAACCATAATGTATTCAACCCTCAGGGGCTTTGACAAGATAAAACCAGTTATAAAAAGGGAATTTGCAGGAGAAGCACCTACAGGAACATGTGTACAGTGTGGAGAACCAGCATCTGGAGATCTCTGCAGGGCATGCAGCTTCTTGAAACTGTGGAGTGACGATTGA
- a CDS encoding cytochrome c biogenesis CcdA family protein: MNIGFLVSFSAGVVSVLSPCVLPLIPIVVGQSLMKRELSQILSFITGFFMVFAVVTALTVVFTAAVNHYLLYFRMVAASLLTLLGVLLIFNKNIFKFYTPRHGEKGLGPFLMGFLTCLAWSPCYGPYVVAVAAYSASTGNTFLTAVNMALFAGGFSLTLFLIAFTASKIKFNGMIKYYDDVRIFSGIIITIAGVYMLAGLI; encoded by the coding sequence ATGAACATTGGTTTTTTGGTTTCATTTTCTGCAGGGGTGGTTTCAGTGCTTTCACCATGTGTTCTACCACTCATACCAATAGTTGTAGGTCAGTCACTGATGAAAAGGGAATTATCCCAAATATTATCCTTTATAACAGGATTTTTCATGGTTTTTGCAGTTGTGACGGCGCTGACGGTTGTTTTCACAGCTGCAGTGAACCATTACCTCCTGTACTTCAGGATGGTTGCAGCATCACTCTTAACTCTCCTGGGAGTTCTTCTGATCTTCAACAAAAATATTTTTAAATTCTACACGCCCAGACATGGTGAAAAAGGTTTGGGTCCATTTCTTATGGGATTTTTAACCTGTCTTGCATGGTCACCCTGCTACGGCCCATATGTAGTTGCAGTTGCAGCTTACAGTGCATCAACAGGAAACACCTTCCTCACTGCAGTTAACATGGCTTTGTTTGCTGGAGGATTCTCCCTGACACTATTCTTAATTGCATTCACTGCATCCAAAATCAAATTCAATGGAATGATCAAATATTATGATGATGTAAGGATATTTTCAGGGATCATAATAACCATTGCAGGAGTGTACATGTTAGCAGGGCTTATATAA
- a CDS encoding MoaD/ThiS family protein, which yields MEIKVTIGEKKELKEFPPNLTVKEMLNLMEVPSETVVVKKNNCIVIDEEVLEDGDELEVIQVIYGG from the coding sequence ATGGAAATAAAAGTAACTATCGGTGAAAAAAAGGAATTAAAAGAATTTCCTCCTAATTTAACAGTTAAAGAAATGCTTAACCTTATGGAAGTGCCCTCTGAAACAGTGGTTGTTAAGAAAAACAACTGCATAGTCATAGATGAGGAAGTACTTGAAGATGGTGATGAACTAGAGGTTATACAGGTAATATATGGTGGATAA
- a CDS encoding damage-control phosphatase ARMT1 family protein codes for MKVHYECAPCFLRQAREALDLATDDEELKMYVTEKIMKTLSEDFHEGAVSNVLGTDMHRTIKSETENRDPYSRERVLCNEIALKFLPEVERIVKENDGLESYLKAAITGNIIDFGALGLNTNMESLITETMKKDFAVDDSEKLEEALKTSSTVLYLADNVGEIVFDKLLIKKLNEYDVRVTVALKENPILNDACIPDALSIGLDEVAELVSTGTDSIGVVYGDVSDEFKELFDASDMVIAKGLGNYEGLTEMDLGDKLVFSLLNAKCKPVARSIGVEVGDNVILRL; via the coding sequence ATGAAAGTTCACTATGAATGCGCACCATGTTTCCTCAGACAGGCCAGGGAGGCCCTGGATCTTGCAACGGATGATGAGGAACTGAAGATGTATGTTACAGAGAAGATAATGAAAACACTGTCTGAAGATTTCCATGAAGGAGCAGTATCAAACGTCCTTGGAACAGATATGCACAGAACAATAAAAAGTGAAACCGAAAACAGAGATCCTTACAGTCGTGAAAGAGTTTTATGCAATGAAATTGCACTTAAATTTCTTCCTGAAGTTGAGAGGATAGTTAAGGAAAACGATGGCCTTGAGAGTTACCTGAAAGCTGCAATCACAGGTAACATCATAGATTTCGGGGCACTGGGCCTGAACACCAACATGGAATCCCTCATAACCGAAACAATGAAGAAGGATTTTGCAGTTGATGACTCAGAAAAACTGGAAGAGGCACTTAAAACTTCAAGCACAGTTCTGTACCTTGCAGACAACGTTGGAGAAATAGTCTTCGACAAACTCCTCATAAAAAAGCTTAATGAGTATGATGTTAGAGTCACAGTTGCACTGAAGGAAAATCCAATTCTGAACGATGCATGCATACCAGATGCACTGAGCATTGGTCTGGATGAAGTTGCAGAACTTGTATCAACAGGTACTGATTCCATTGGAGTTGTTTACGGTGATGTTTCAGATGAGTTCAAGGAACTATTCGATGCATCTGACATGGTGATAGCCAAGGGCCTTGGAAACTACGAAGGCCTTACAGAAATGGATCTTGGGGATAAACTAGTTTTCTCCCTCCTGAATGCTAAATGCAAACCTGTTGCACGCAGCATAGGTGTTGAGGTAGGGGACAACGTGATTTTAAGGCTGTAA
- a CDS encoding cytidyltransferase produces MKHFLGGINLIGISADFDPVHKGHVKLIQKGRRLADKKGEELVIYLNKGYSANHAPFFASYEARSRMALEAGADRIVPIEGLHHRLTMAYTVPIRIAMMLEDGVVDYVDAANVSPKSIQRYAAKFAKKGIFSGIPRSLPNRNVIRWFAVNEFLYKKYHRKLKFHIIPEETVGGEKISGRVIRREILENNMKIPESAAKFLPDTTIQILEEEISKGSIPGERNLKVITKRFNTYSRPKLTNIAHMSADAVNAVVKGRSYKYEDQIWASLRMAGYGPVLTRLAISAVEEDVTRGEVYSLIKRYQKDGIIPPDQTVEKVIERAWFVASKAREGVPSSEAHQMFRKGDRIREKSPYSFEGGMHLRSFELESLEDSMEAEIFVDNRDRLCTEIRASDRKIKSPLKLPALYATYLRLLVDSQFIPLTARILEKKEGWRVRILVGNGN; encoded by the coding sequence ATGAAGCATTTTTTAGGAGGTATTAACCTGATAGGAATCAGCGCTGATTTTGACCCTGTTCATAAGGGACACGTTAAATTGATACAAAAGGGCCGCCGCCTTGCGGATAAAAAAGGTGAAGAACTTGTTATATATTTGAACAAAGGTTACAGTGCTAACCACGCACCATTCTTCGCATCCTACGAAGCCAGAAGCCGTATGGCACTTGAAGCAGGTGCAGACAGGATCGTGCCCATAGAGGGACTGCATCATCGTCTTACGATGGCCTACACCGTACCCATAAGGATAGCTATGATGCTAGAGGATGGTGTTGTGGATTACGTGGATGCTGCCAATGTATCACCTAAATCCATACAGCGCTACGCAGCTAAATTCGCCAAAAAGGGGATATTCAGCGGAATACCTCGAAGTCTTCCTAACAGGAATGTTATACGCTGGTTCGCTGTTAACGAGTTTCTCTACAAGAAGTACCACAGGAAGTTGAAGTTCCACATCATACCCGAGGAAACCGTTGGTGGGGAGAAGATATCTGGAAGGGTTATAAGGCGTGAGATACTTGAAAACAACATGAAGATACCTGAAAGTGCTGCAAAGTTCCTTCCAGACACAACCATCCAGATACTTGAGGAAGAGATAAGTAAGGGAAGCATTCCTGGAGAAAGAAACCTTAAGGTTATCACAAAGAGGTTCAACACCTACTCCAGACCCAAACTCACCAACATTGCCCATATGAGTGCTGATGCAGTTAATGCAGTTGTTAAGGGGCGAAGCTACAAGTACGAGGATCAGATCTGGGCTTCACTGCGTATGGCAGGCTACGGTCCTGTTCTCACAAGACTTGCAATAAGTGCCGTTGAGGAGGATGTGACCCGTGGTGAAGTTTACAGCCTTATAAAGCGTTACCAGAAGGATGGAATCATACCCCCTGATCAAACAGTTGAGAAAGTGATTGAAAGGGCATGGTTCGTGGCATCAAAGGCCCGGGAGGGAGTTCCATCTTCAGAGGCGCATCAGATGTTCAGAAAGGGGGATAGAATACGTGAAAAATCACCTTATTCCTTTGAAGGAGGTATGCACCTTCGAAGCTTTGAGCTGGAGTCCCTTGAGGATAGTATGGAGGCAGAGATCTTCGTTGACAACCGGGACAGGCTCTGCACAGAGATCCGTGCATCTGATCGTAAGATAAAAAGTCCACTGAAACTGCCTGCACTCTATGCAACCTACCTGAGGCTGCTGGTTGATTCACAGTTCATACCCTTAACTGCAAGAATACTTGAGAAAAAAGAAGGATGGAGGGTCCGAATACTCGTTGGTAATGGAAACTGA
- a CDS encoding thioredoxin family protein, which yields MKKLFIAAIGLVVLTAALYGFSSFKGETTNTSSESLKWGTDLNSALQESRNTDKNVFIDFYADWCPYCKELDEKTFKDTRVQDKLSQNYVAVKINTDDNPELASKYKVYSLPTLVILNSDGQEVKRYNGYISADDLLSML from the coding sequence ATGAAGAAGTTGTTCATTGCAGCAATTGGACTCGTAGTTTTAACAGCTGCATTATACGGATTTTCAAGTTTTAAAGGAGAAACAACAAATACAAGCTCTGAATCTTTGAAGTGGGGCACGGATCTTAACTCTGCACTTCAGGAATCCAGGAACACAGATAAAAATGTTTTTATTGATTTTTATGCTGACTGGTGTCCCTACTGCAAGGAACTGGATGAAAAAACCTTTAAGGATACTCGGGTTCAGGATAAACTAAGTCAAAACTACGTTGCAGTTAAGATCAACACAGATGATAATCCAGAACTGGCATCCAAGTACAAGGTGTACAGTCTTCCAACACTGGTCATTCTAAATTCAGATGGACAGGAAGTAAAACGGTACAATGGATACATAAGTGCAGACGACCTTTTGAGCATGCTTTAA
- a CDS encoding ABC transporter ATP-binding protein, which translates to MVEMDSVCKTYEDGRIMALDGVDLKVRRGEFVSVMGPSGSGKSTLLNLMGALDTADEGRITVAGHDLTQREDFSTIRSAEIGFIFQFHNLIPNLTASENVQIPMLETPLSDEKMVQRAEDLLKSLNMENKLDQIPTKLSGGERQRVAIARALANHPSLILADEPTGSLDSKTGKIILDILRDIHRRDGVTIVMVTHDERVAEAADRIIQVSAGRIEV; encoded by the coding sequence ATGGTTGAAATGGATTCAGTTTGTAAAACATACGAAGATGGTAGAATAATGGCTCTGGATGGAGTTGACCTTAAGGTGAGGAGGGGTGAATTTGTCTCGGTTATGGGGCCTTCAGGCTCTGGAAAATCAACCCTCCTAAACCTTATGGGTGCACTTGACACTGCAGATGAAGGCAGGATAACCGTGGCAGGTCATGACCTCACCCAGAGAGAGGACTTCAGCACTATCAGATCAGCAGAGATAGGCTTCATATTCCAGTTCCACAACCTTATACCCAACCTCACAGCGAGTGAAAACGTGCAGATACCCATGCTTGAAACACCACTCTCAGACGAGAAAATGGTTCAAAGGGCAGAAGATCTTCTAAAATCATTGAACATGGAGAATAAACTGGATCAAATTCCAACCAAATTATCTGGAGGTGAAAGGCAGAGAGTGGCCATTGCAAGGGCACTTGCCAACCATCCCTCTTTGATACTTGCAGATGAACCCACAGGATCCCTAGATTCAAAGACAGGGAAGATCATACTGGACATTTTAAGGGACATCCACAGAAGGGATGGTGTGACCATCGTGATGGTGACCCATGATGAAAGGGTTGCAGAGGCTGCAGATAGAATAATACAAGTCAGCGCTGGAAGAATTGAAGTTTAG